The following proteins are encoded in a genomic region of Nonomuraea muscovyensis:
- a CDS encoding cytochrome P450 yields the protein MSIQVQIALGKLFDQSARPDPYPLLATLRESSPCVMPAVQTVVVGRYADTSKVLRDRTVSSLRPDSPSFFSLDPPEHTRLRGLTAKAFPPRVVDALEPRIRQITHDLLSEVADADDFDLPQHIGYQVTGRIICELFGLPHSDVEVFRDWTRLLTHHIDPQMFPDPEFNAAVAKARSDFEDYFRPFIEERRKRPGEDMVSRLVHVRDGDNRLGEQELLDTCVLLAVAAHENPVGLIGNTFLALLRHPDQLAQVQRDPSLAGAAVEETLRYDSPAQLTGRTATRPIELNGTVIPAGFSVLLLLAAANRDSVAFPDADRFDLHRGANNHLAYAAGPHFCMGADLARLEARVVIEVLAERLAEPHLVPGSLEYKPNVSIRGPLHLRVAGTIK from the coding sequence ATGAGCATCCAGGTGCAGATCGCGCTCGGCAAGTTGTTCGACCAGTCGGCGCGGCCCGACCCCTATCCGCTTCTGGCCACGCTGCGCGAGTCGAGCCCCTGCGTCATGCCCGCGGTGCAGACCGTCGTCGTGGGCAGGTACGCGGACACATCGAAGGTATTGCGGGATCGCACGGTCAGCAGCCTGCGCCCCGACTCGCCGTCCTTCTTCTCCCTGGACCCGCCCGAGCACACGCGGCTGCGCGGGCTGACCGCCAAGGCCTTCCCGCCCCGCGTCGTGGACGCGCTCGAACCACGCATCAGGCAGATCACCCACGACCTGCTCTCCGAGGTGGCCGACGCCGACGACTTCGACCTGCCGCAGCACATCGGCTACCAGGTCACCGGCCGCATCATCTGCGAGCTGTTCGGCCTGCCGCACTCCGACGTGGAGGTCTTCCGCGACTGGACGCGGCTGCTGACCCACCACATCGACCCGCAGATGTTCCCCGATCCCGAGTTCAACGCGGCGGTCGCCAAGGCGCGCAGCGACTTCGAGGACTACTTCCGCCCGTTCATCGAGGAACGCAGGAAGCGCCCGGGCGAGGACATGGTCTCCCGGCTCGTCCACGTCCGCGACGGCGACAACCGGCTCGGCGAGCAGGAGCTGCTCGACACCTGCGTGCTGCTCGCGGTCGCGGCCCACGAGAACCCGGTGGGGCTGATCGGCAACACCTTCCTGGCCCTGCTGCGCCACCCCGACCAGCTCGCGCAGGTCCAGCGGGACCCGTCCCTGGCCGGCGCCGCCGTGGAGGAGACCCTGCGCTACGACTCCCCGGCGCAGCTCACCGGGCGCACGGCGACGCGGCCCATCGAGCTGAACGGGACCGTCATCCCCGCCGGCTTCTCGGTTCTGCTGTTGCTCGCCGCCGCGAACCGGGACAGCGTCGCCTTCCCCGACGCCGACCGCTTCGACCTGCACCGCGGGGCGAACAACCACCTGGCGTACGCGGCGGGCCCGCACTTCTGCATGGGAGCCGACCTGGCCAGGCTGGAGGCCAGAGTGGTCATCGAGGTGCTCGCCGAACGGCTGGCCGAGCCGCACCTGGTGCCGGGCTCCCTGGAGTACAAGCCCAACGTCAGCATCAGAGGGCCGCTGCACCTGCGCGTCGCGGGCACGATCAAGTGA
- a CDS encoding methyltransferase, whose translation MRRSGVDIAAMLRLIDLTDYIVPHTIRSAAELRVADHLAGGPRHVDELAKETGTDASALLRALRALACNGIFTEVSERVFGLTPLAELLRSDHPYSMRGQLSLMPAELYAWAGYFDVMRTGEPAFPKVHGQEFWDYLATHPDDLRRYDTAQRDAGRVELRAALRAYPWAELGTVVDVGGGSGAFLAGLLAAHPGLRGALVDLPAALEGAEETLAGVADRVTVVAGDATSVPLPAGSYVLKRVLCTFPDDRAAELLQAVAAAMTPSSRLLIMEPDGVTDLPGMYDLFLMVFTGGRVRTRAELTDLLAAAGLRVSAVHQTAVHPIVEAVRKDAHVDS comes from the coding sequence ATGAGGCGCTCCGGAGTGGACATCGCCGCCATGCTGCGGCTGATCGACCTGACCGACTACATCGTGCCGCACACCATCCGCTCCGCCGCCGAGCTGCGCGTCGCCGACCACCTGGCCGGAGGGCCGCGCCACGTGGACGAGCTGGCCAAGGAGACCGGCACCGACGCCTCGGCGCTGCTGCGCGCCCTGCGGGCGCTGGCCTGCAACGGCATCTTCACCGAGGTGTCCGAGCGGGTCTTCGGCCTGACGCCGCTGGCCGAGCTGCTGCGCTCCGACCACCCGTACTCGATGCGGGGACAGCTCTCCCTCATGCCCGCCGAACTGTACGCCTGGGCCGGCTACTTCGACGTGATGCGCACGGGTGAGCCCGCCTTCCCCAAGGTGCACGGCCAGGAATTCTGGGACTACCTCGCCACCCACCCCGACGACCTGCGGCGCTACGACACAGCGCAACGCGACGCGGGACGGGTCGAGCTGCGGGCGGCGCTGCGCGCCTATCCGTGGGCCGAACTCGGCACCGTGGTGGACGTCGGCGGCGGCAGCGGCGCCTTCCTCGCCGGGCTGCTGGCCGCCCACCCGGGGCTGCGCGGAGCGCTGGTGGACCTGCCCGCGGCCCTGGAGGGCGCCGAGGAGACGCTGGCCGGGGTGGCCGACCGGGTCACGGTCGTGGCCGGCGACGCCACGTCGGTCCCGCTCCCCGCCGGCTCCTACGTGCTCAAGCGGGTGCTATGCACCTTCCCCGACGACCGCGCGGCCGAGCTGCTGCAGGCCGTCGCCGCCGCGATGACCCCGTCGAGCCGCCTGCTGATCATGGAGCCGGACGGCGTCACCGACCTGCCGGGGATGTACGACCTGTTCCTCATGGTCTTCACCGGAGGGCGGGTGCGCACCCGCGCAGAGCTCACCGACCTGCTCGCCGCCGCAGGCCTGCGGGTGTCCGCGGTCCATCAGACGGCGGTCCACCCCATCGTCGAGGCTGTGCGGAAGGACGCTCATGTCGATAGCTGA
- a CDS encoding methyltransferase — MSAPLADMRRLAEMADYIVPFAVRVVGDFKIADEFAEGPRRATDVAAALGLHSGAVERVLRALSVKEIFAEVEPGVFALTPMAEFMRSDHPHSLQGTFPLMPDDVQAWAHTAHSIRTGRTGFEHVHGAEYYDYFVDFPEECARFDRSVQTLHVLMVRTLLPAYDWGSLETLVDVGSGNGAFTAELLARYPNIRATLFDLPHVIGRAREELTKAGVADRAETVGGDFFERVPPGADAYLLKTILHDWDDTRARRIVEVVGRAMAPHSRIVVLEAVPLPGDAYDIGKVMDIKQLVLFGGHARTEEEFAELFAAGGIRLNRVIRTPTLVIVEGVPEGAAEGGRA, encoded by the coding sequence GTGAGCGCGCCCCTGGCCGACATGCGGCGGCTGGCCGAGATGGCCGACTACATCGTGCCGTTCGCGGTGCGGGTGGTCGGCGACTTCAAGATCGCTGACGAGTTCGCGGAGGGGCCGCGGCGGGCCACCGACGTGGCCGCGGCGCTCGGCCTCCACTCGGGCGCGGTCGAGCGCGTGCTACGCGCCCTGTCGGTCAAGGAGATCTTCGCCGAGGTCGAGCCGGGCGTCTTCGCGCTCACCCCGATGGCCGAGTTCATGCGCAGCGACCACCCGCACTCCCTGCAGGGCACCTTCCCGCTGATGCCCGACGACGTGCAGGCCTGGGCGCACACCGCGCACAGCATCCGCACCGGCCGGACCGGGTTCGAGCACGTGCACGGCGCCGAGTACTACGACTACTTCGTCGACTTCCCGGAGGAGTGCGCCCGCTTCGACAGGTCCGTGCAGACCCTCCACGTGCTGATGGTGCGCACCCTGCTGCCCGCCTACGACTGGGGGTCGCTGGAGACCCTCGTGGACGTCGGCAGCGGCAACGGAGCCTTCACCGCCGAGCTGCTGGCCAGGTACCCGAACATCAGGGCCACGCTGTTCGACCTACCGCACGTGATCGGCAGGGCGCGCGAGGAGCTGACGAAGGCAGGAGTGGCCGACCGGGCGGAGACCGTGGGCGGCGACTTCTTCGAACGGGTGCCGCCCGGCGCGGACGCCTACCTGCTCAAGACGATCCTGCACGACTGGGACGACACCAGGGCCAGGCGGATCGTCGAGGTCGTGGGCCGGGCGATGGCCCCGCACAGCCGCATCGTGGTGCTGGAGGCCGTCCCCCTGCCCGGCGACGCCTACGACATCGGCAAGGTCATGGACATCAAGCAGCTCGTGCTCTTCGGCGGGCACGCCCGCACCGAGGAGGAGTTCGCCGAGCTGTTCGCGGCCGGAGGGATCAGGCTGAACCGGGTGATCCGCACCCCCACCTTGGTGATCGTCGAGGGAGTGCCCGAAGGGGCCGCCGAGGGAGGCAGGGCATGA